From a region of the Longimicrobiaceae bacterium genome:
- a CDS encoding class I SAM-dependent methyltransferase has protein sequence MSGKQTVGAAEFWDNIFAQGSRAGYSTVSLPDDDDPVVPALHAALEHFGDVRGKTILDLGCGRGATSLFLASRGAHVVAVDISPSATENLRAFCAENGIDNVTPVCMEAMEIGRLDRVDFAFGSMILHHIEPFAEFAELLRGRVRPGGRGFFWENNARSELMIWFRQNVVGRFGVPKYGDDEEFPLTPGEVGILRRHFRVELRYPELYFFRMIPPYLLRGRFEEPFARLDRAFYRFERLRQYTYRQYVLLS, from the coding sequence ATGAGCGGCAAGCAGACGGTGGGGGCGGCGGAGTTCTGGGACAACATCTTCGCCCAGGGCTCGCGGGCGGGGTACAGCACGGTGAGCCTCCCCGACGACGACGACCCCGTCGTCCCTGCGCTGCACGCGGCGCTGGAGCACTTCGGCGACGTCCGTGGGAAGACGATCCTCGACCTGGGGTGCGGCCGGGGAGCGACCTCGCTCTTCCTGGCGAGCCGCGGCGCGCACGTGGTGGCGGTGGACATCAGCCCCTCGGCCACCGAGAACCTGCGCGCGTTCTGCGCGGAGAACGGGATCGACAACGTGACGCCGGTCTGCATGGAGGCGATGGAGATCGGCCGCCTGGACCGGGTGGACTTCGCGTTCGGCTCCATGATCCTGCACCACATCGAGCCCTTCGCCGAGTTCGCCGAGCTGCTGCGGGGGCGGGTGCGGCCGGGGGGGCGCGGGTTCTTCTGGGAGAACAACGCGCGGAGCGAGCTGATGATCTGGTTCCGGCAGAACGTCGTGGGCCGGTTCGGCGTCCCCAAGTACGGCGACGACGAGGAGTTCCCGCTCACCCCCGGCGAGGTGGGGATCCTCCGGAGGCACTTCCGCGTGGAGCTGCGCTACCCGGAACTGTACTTCTTCCGGATGATCCCGCCGTACCTGCTCCGCGGCCGGTTCGAGGAGCCGTTCGCCCGGCTGGACCGGGCGTTCTACCGGTTCGAGCGCCTGCGGCAGTACACGTACCGGCAGTACGTCCTCCTTTCCTGA